The window ACAGCACAGGCTGATGATTATTCAGAGCCTGGACAAGAAACTGTGTGGTTTCAAGTGCAGAATATGTATATCTCTGCAATATGCCCAGTTTCTGTATAATAGAGTCCCGGGTATTCCTTTTGGTGTTTACTTTGATTGCCATTGTCCTGTCCAGAAAAGGGTTATACCCGTGGATACGCAGCAAACGGATCCAGGCTGCATTGGCTACGGCTTTCTCCCTTATCCCATATATGACTTTTATGGGGATTCCGGAAGAACCGCTTGTGCTGTTTATATAGCAATTGTCACTGTGTCCTTTGGCAATTTCAGAATCCATCCAGTCTTTTAATTCAATTTTAGTAAGGCGAGGAAATTTTTTCAAATCTTCCAGGCACTGTACATCTGCAGGCGTTAGGTTTGCTTCATCAAATTTTTTTCGGTAAACAGGGATCTGATAGGCTTTCTTCATTATCTGTCCTATCTTTTTGTCTACATCCTGCATTAATTTTGTGGGATTTTTATATTCCCCATCTTTGGTGTATTTTGACAGTAAGTAAATATATTCCACTAACGTCCATGCATTACATAATACACCCTTTACTAATTTATTCATTTGGGGATCCCTCCTTGCCCTGGTTCATTTTATTTTGTCCAGCAATAATATCCAGGATCATAGTTTCCATGGAATATTGAGTCCTGAAATTAAAGTCTCTGCAAATTTTACCAGCATCTAATATAATACGAGTGAAATCTTCTTTTTTATTTTCTAAGTGGATGATTTTGCTATCTGAATGGCTGAGTTCTATAATACGACCTGCTATTTCTGCCATACTGGCCCCAAATCCCGAGGCCAGATTGTAAATCCCGGAAACATTTTCAGCCAAAAGGGCACTCTGAATTCCGTGGCAGGCGTCTTTTACATATATATAATCCCTGACAGCACAGCCTGTGCCAAACAAGGTAATATCTTGTCCAGACAATGCCTGACGGATAAAAACTGAGAAAGCATTTGTATCCTCCAATGAATCATTGACAACCTGGGAGAGGCGGAGGATTTTAATTTTTTGGCTGAATGTATGGTTATAGTATGTGCATAATTGTTCTTCCATCACCTTTTCAACGCCATAAAAGTTAATAGGTGTTAATGGATCTGTCTCGGCAAATTTATGCGGTGTATGCGTCCCGTACACACATCTGCTAGAAATGGTCACAATATTCGTGATACCGGCCTTTTGGGCAGCTTGTATTACATTTTCCAAAACAGAGAGATTGTCCAGATAATGGTGCAGCCCAGAAGGTTCCCCGGCAGCTACTTTACGGGCCGCCAAATGTAGAACACAGTCGCAGCCTGCAAAATGGTGTGCAAGGTTCTGCACTGAATAATCTGTCTCCAGGTAATCAACCTGATCAACAGTTCCAAACTGGCCTTTGTTATCACTGCGGTATAAGGCAGTTATTTTGTGTCTGTCCTTCAAATACTCTGTGCAGTATTTCCCTAAAAATCCTTTTGCTCCCGTAATCCCTATTCTCTTCATTTCCTTACTCCTCGCTGTCGGTACATTTATATATAGAAAGAGCTTTACCACTGGTTTCTACACTGTCAATTTGCTCCAGCCTCTTTCCTTGTTCAGATATCAGGCCATCTATACAAGGATGATATTCGCCTAGTTCTACATAATAGACATTGTCGCACTCCAGAAGGCCCTCCAGGGCAGTTTCAAAACCAAAAAGTTTGTTGCGTTCATAATATAGAGGTGAACGGGCATACCAGTTTCCAAGTGAATCCATATTTAGGATCTCTGTGTTGTCTATGCCAAATACTCGCTCGGAGGCCGCTATAAAGTCCAGTGAATTATAAAAGTAAAAATTATCTGGGTGATCTTCAGCGTATTCCCGCAGAACATCTAGTTCTTCCACCTTGTCAGCTATGGAGGAACGGATAGCGGTACTTTTTCTCTGCAGTTGGTACTGATTTCCAAGCAGGCAAATACCTGATATAACGACAATAGTAAAGCCATACATGATTTTAATAAGGCCCTCCTTGCAGAAACTAGGAGTATGAGTATTTTTATCTACACAGGATTGGCCATACAAACTTAGAAAGCCTCCCGCACAAAACAGTGCCATAGATTCAATGATGCGCGGCATAATTCTTCCGAATAAAATAAGGAAAGCCGAACCGCAGACCACATATAAGGGGAATAAACAAACTACTGTACAATTCAGCCAGTTCTTATCTTTGGAGATTTGCACAGCCATCATAAAGAAAATAAATAATATACCTAAGGAGGTAAATAAGACCTCACCCTGGAAAAACTGTGAAAATATATCGTTAAATGAACTGATAACTTTTCCTATAAATGGTATATTGTTTATCTTATCAGTGTATTCTTTTATCTTTATAAAGTTTTCAGTGGATATGCTGTCACTTACATCAAAAGTGCGCCCTGATAAGGCTTCATAATCGGGTTCGTCAATGCCAAGCTCAGTATAAAATTCCCAATTATCGTTATAATCAGGTATTCCTTCATAGTCAGTAACTTCCGCTCTGGCAACATTAAAATCAATATAATCTTTCATCAAATCTGAATTTACATTTAGCCAGATACAGATTCTTAGAATGGCGGAGATAAAAAGCAAGCCTGCTAAGAGCCACAGGAAATATTTACGCTGCTTATAATTTATTATAATTCCCACTAAAATAAGAATGATAATAACTGGCAGAGACATTAAAAAAACATATCTTCTAGTTAAATAGGACAGAAAGGAAAAAAACAAAAAAAGAAAACAATAAGGCCATATTTTATTTTTACTTAGACATGCCACTGTCCGCCCGTTCCCGGGGTCATGAATGGGGTTATCTTGGGTATGGTTATTTAAATGCTGATATTTATATATTAGTTCTATAATACAGGCAATAGCCGCCATTCCAAAAAAGGCCGATACAGTTGTGAACTGTGGCATAAGAATTTGTTTTTGGAATATAAGGGCAAAAATAACCAAATAAATAAATTGCCTTTTGATAAAGTCATACAGACTTTTTGAACGTTTCAAAAAAACATAGTTACAAAAACATACGCTTGAAAACATTCCCAATTCAAAAAACAATCCATACCATTCAATGTTCTCATTGATCCTATATAGTAAAGATAGGGCAGTGCTTAAAACAATATTCAGGAAAATAGCTTGATTGTTTGGATTTCCAGAATACCTCCCAGAAATAATCAAGCGCATACGGTAATCGTCATTTGTAGCAAATATTGGTTGGCCTAAAAGTATTAGTATTAAAAATACTAGTACATTAAATCCAATACAGCTCAGCAAAATGATACTCTTTTTATGCTTATGGAATATGTCCTCAGATTTTTTATAAATGTTTGTGTACAATTTTATTTCTCCTGATAAATCATATAGCCGCACTTTTCCATATAACCGTTTAGCCGGCGAACTTCCTCGCCAGTATCGTAATAATCCCGGCGGTAATCAATCTCATCTGTATTCCATTCCCGCATAGGTGTTCCGGGTTTTTGGCAAATGAATTCCAATGCAAAATTCCCTTTCCTGTATACGGGGTTCATTGCACTGGAAGGTGCAGATTCCAGAAGATTAACTGAAGCTTTAAGCAAATCAACTCCACAATAATATTTGATGAACTTCCACATATGGCATCCATCAAGTCTGGGGGCGGCCTCAATTAAATAAGGAATTCCTTCAACAACTTTCATTTGGAAATAAGCGGGGCCATTTGAGATAGAAAGGCGGGATGCTGTTCTGCGGGCCAGAGCGCAGGCCCTTTCGCATATATCCTTACAAAGTCCCGAAGGAAGTAAGTGTTTTTTGATAATTCCCCCGGGATATTCTGAGAAAGAGATTCTGTCAGAAACAATCGAAAAGCGCATATTTCCTTTTTCAAAAAATGCATTTACAGAGATTTCCCGCCCATCCAGGTATTTCTCAATAATAAGCTGTTTTTTTCTGGAATGGATGATGCTCTTATCGTAATTGTCTATTAATTCTTGTAAACTGCCAGCTTGGTACACGCCTCTTTGTCCCTGGGAATCTACAGGCTTCATAATGACAGGGAAGAAATTTATTTTTTCCAGATCTTCTTTTTGGCGTATGACAATGTAAGGGACATTTCCTTCAAATGTTTCACCCAGTGTTTTTCTCATATTATCTTTCGTATTGCATGTTAAGGCTGTGTTATAGGAGACAAAATGGGGAAGATGCAATAATTCGCAGACACGGGAAACTGTCGGCATGGCAATATCAGAGCCAACGGAATATATTAAATCTGCCTGTATATTTTCTGCATACTCTTTAACTTTTTCAATATCTGTAATATTAATTTGTTCAAAGTAGTCTAATAATGGGATGCCCTTATCTGTATTTGTATAACTGCACCCATATACTATATATCCATTCTCTTTGCAGTATTCTATTAAGTCAATTTGTGCGTTTCCAGCACCTAATATTAGTATTTTCCTCATGGCTCTGATTCACTTTCTTCTATATTAATAGTTTCTTTTACAATATACTGAGGTTCATTGTTTAATTTTAGATAAGCCCGTCCTACATATTCCCCCACAAATCCCAGAAAAATTAATTGGATCCCCAGAGACAGCAGTATGATAATCATTATGGAGGGCCATCCGGCCGAGAGTGATGGATCCATAAGCCTTCTTATAAAAACAACGGCACCTCCCAATAAAGAGAGCGCAGATATACTGTAACCACAATAAGTAACCAAACGCAGCGGAAGTATGGAGAAACCAATATAATTGGCCCATAGGCCAAACAATTTTTTCAAGGTATAGCCGGAGTGGCCATACTTCCTCTCAAAATGTTTGACAGGGACGCTTTTAATATTACTTGTTGTTTTTAATATGATCCCAAGTAAGTATGGGTGTGGCCCGTCAAAATTGACTATATTATCCCTGACAAATTTTCGTACTATCCAGAAACTGGTACAATGAATCTCTTTGGGTTTATGCAGCAGTTTTTCAGCAGTCCAGTTATTAAACCCAGTTCCCAACTTTCTGAAAAGGGAGTGCTTCTTTTCAGGGTAAAAGCCATATACCACATCATACCCTCCATGAAATGCGTTGATCAATTTAGTCAATTGTGAGGGATGTGTCTGTAAGTCATCGTCCATAGAAATAAAACAATCACCCCGGGCATATTTCAGGCCGGCAATAATTGCACTGTGCTGTCCAAAGTTTTTAGAAAAATTGACTCCTTTGACATATGAGTAATTCTCAGATAATTCTTTAATTTTTTTCCACGTCTTGCCTTCATCAGGAGAACAGTCATTTACCAGTACAAATTCATATTTTTCTATTCCTGCTTTTTCTAACTCACTGACGGTTAAACTGACGACTTCTTCCAGCATTTTATCTGATTTATAGCAGGGAATAATAATCGAATAAAACATGCCTAATACCCTCGTATTCTTGTGAAAAATTCTTTTATCATTTCTGTGATATATATAATTTTATCCTCACCTAGTCCGTAGTACATAGGAAGACGCAGCAGGCGTTCGCTTTCCACCGTGGTATACCTGTCTGTCCCATGGAATTTCCCTAATCGCTTCCCCGCAGGGGAGGAGTGTAAGGGGATATAATGGAACACGGATTTAATATTTTTACCTTTCAGGAAATGGATCAGCTCTGACCGCTCATTTAGGTCTTTTACCTTAATATAAAACATATGTGCATTGTGAGCACAGCCATCTGGTATAACCGGCAGTCCGATTATTCCTTTCTCGGAAAGCTCAGCAAGCAGCGAGTAGTATAGATTCCAGGATTCCATACGGTCATTATATATTTCATCTGCTTTGTCCAACTGTGCCCACAGATAAGCCGCATTTAATTCACTGGGTAAATAGGAAGAACCGGCCTCCACCCACGTATACTTATCTATCTCTCCCCGAAAGAACTGGCTTCGGTTGGTTCCCTTTTCACGGATAATTTCTGCCTTCATAATATTGCCGCTGTCTTTTATTAATAGAGCACCGCCTTCCCCCATGCTGTAATTTTTAGTTTCGTGAAAGCTGTAGCAGCCATAATCTCCAAAGGTTCCCAGCGCTTGTCCTTTATATGTGGCCATCATAGCCTGTGCGGCATCTTCGATAACCATCAGATTATACTCTTTTGCGATATCACAAATTTTATCCATTTCACAGGCAACCCCTGCATAATGTACGGGAACAATGGCCCGGGTTTTGTGTGTGACAGCATCTTCGATGAGGTTTTCATCAATATTCATTGTATCTGGGCGGATATCTACAAAAATAACTTTAGCTCCCCTAAGCACAAAAGCATCTGCTGTAGAAACAAAGGTATATGAGGGCATGATTACCTCGTCGCCAGGACGGATATTTGCCAGGATTGCAGCTAATTCAGTGGCATGTGTACAGGAGGTAGTCAGCAAGGCTTTGGCAGTCCCTGTATTTTCCTCTATCCACTTAGAACACTTTTGGGTAAATTCCCCGTCCCCGCATATTTTATGAGAGCGGATAGCTTCTTCAATATATGTCATTTCTTTGCCAACAGTTGGCGGTACATTAAAACTAATCATCTCGTGTTCCTCACTTCTTTATTTTCGCTTTGGCAACAGTGATACTTCCTGTGGAGGAAAATATCATATGTGGCAAAACTATTACGTTATGGCAATATATACTGATGCCAGTAAATTTCAGCTTTTATCTATTTTTCATAAAATTTCCAAATCTCATAACCATCTATTTTGTCCACACATTCTGCTCTGGCGTCAGGGTAATAATGTTCTTTTAAATAGTTTAGTTTTAGATCAATATTACAATTGTCTACTACATACACATTTTCTTTTACCAACTGCGGCAATGGGTCTGCAAGATCATTCTTTTGTAAAAGATTTCCTATATCAGGAAAATTTGTAGTGATTCCTGCTAAATAAATAAAATTGTCATAATATCCTACGGGCAGTGACTCCCATGGACTCCATTCGTAAAAGAGTGTCTGGATTGTCGTACTAAAATCCAGGAAATAAAAATTACCTTTATGTTTCTTCATTTCTTT of the Luxibacter massiliensis genome contains:
- a CDS encoding NAD-dependent epimerase/dehydratase family protein, giving the protein MKRIGITGAKGFLGKYCTEYLKDRHKITALYRSDNKGQFGTVDQVDYLETDYSVQNLAHHFAGCDCVLHLAARKVAAGEPSGLHHYLDNLSVLENVIQAAQKAGITNIVTISSRCVYGTHTPHKFAETDPLTPINFYGVEKVMEEQLCTYYNHTFSQKIKILRLSQVVNDSLEDTNAFSVFIRQALSGQDITLFGTGCAVRDYIYVKDACHGIQSALLAENVSGIYNLASGFGASMAEIAGRIIELSHSDSKIIHLENKKEDFTRIILDAGKICRDFNFRTQYSMETMILDIIAGQNKMNQGKEGSPNE
- a CDS encoding ATP-grasp domain-containing protein, which gives rise to MRKILILGAGNAQIDLIEYCKENGYIVYGCSYTNTDKGIPLLDYFEQINITDIEKVKEYAENIQADLIYSVGSDIAMPTVSRVCELLHLPHFVSYNTALTCNTKDNMRKTLGETFEGNVPYIVIRQKEDLEKINFFPVIMKPVDSQGQRGVYQAGSLQELIDNYDKSIIHSRKKQLIIEKYLDGREISVNAFFEKGNMRFSIVSDRISFSEYPGGIIKKHLLPSGLCKDICERACALARRTASRLSISNGPAYFQMKVVEGIPYLIEAAPRLDGCHMWKFIKYYCGVDLLKASVNLLESAPSSAMNPVYRKGNFALEFICQKPGTPMREWNTDEIDYRRDYYDTGEEVRRLNGYMEKCGYMIYQEK
- a CDS encoding glycosyltransferase family 2 protein, with translation MFYSIIIPCYKSDKMLEEVVSLTVSELEKAGIEKYEFVLVNDCSPDEGKTWKKIKELSENYSYVKGVNFSKNFGQHSAIIAGLKYARGDCFISMDDDLQTHPSQLTKLINAFHGGYDVVYGFYPEKKHSLFRKLGTGFNNWTAEKLLHKPKEIHCTSFWIVRKFVRDNIVNFDGPHPYLLGIILKTTSNIKSVPVKHFERKYGHSGYTLKKLFGLWANYIGFSILPLRLVTYCGYSISALSLLGGAVVFIRRLMDPSLSAGWPSIMIIILLSLGIQLIFLGFVGEYVGRAYLKLNNEPQYIVKETINIEESESEP
- the rffA gene encoding dTDP-4-amino-4,6-dideoxygalactose transaminase: MISFNVPPTVGKEMTYIEEAIRSHKICGDGEFTQKCSKWIEENTGTAKALLTTSCTHATELAAILANIRPGDEVIMPSYTFVSTADAFVLRGAKVIFVDIRPDTMNIDENLIEDAVTHKTRAIVPVHYAGVACEMDKICDIAKEYNLMVIEDAAQAMMATYKGQALGTFGDYGCYSFHETKNYSMGEGGALLIKDSGNIMKAEIIREKGTNRSQFFRGEIDKYTWVEAGSSYLPSELNAAYLWAQLDKADEIYNDRMESWNLYYSLLAELSEKGIIGLPVIPDGCAHNAHMFYIKVKDLNERSELIHFLKGKNIKSVFHYIPLHSSPAGKRLGKFHGTDRYTTVESERLLRLPMYYGLGEDKIIYITEMIKEFFTRIRGY